One genomic window of Thioclava sp. GXIMD4216 includes the following:
- a CDS encoding DUF805 domain-containing protein, with protein sequence MRFQTIIRTCLTRDYANFSGRATRSEFWLFILFFLLANIVLSLLDGLIFGGLSMGAGNGRAWFISNGGPLEFLFSLCVVIPLLAVSVRRLHDIDRSGWWLLLHALPPVGQIILFVFMLGRTRPGPNRFGPDPQQ encoded by the coding sequence ATGCGCTTCCAGACCATCATCCGAACCTGCCTGACACGGGACTATGCCAATTTTTCGGGGCGTGCCACGCGCAGCGAATTCTGGCTGTTCATCCTGTTCTTCCTCTTGGCCAACATTGTCCTGAGCCTTCTTGACGGCCTGATCTTCGGCGGGCTGTCGATGGGCGCGGGCAATGGGCGCGCATGGTTCATCTCGAACGGTGGCCCGCTGGAGTTCCTCTTCTCGCTCTGCGTGGTGATCCCGCTTCTGGCGGTCTCGGTGCGCCGTCTGCATGATATCGACCGCAGCGGGTGGTGGCTTCTGCTGCATGCCCTGCCGCCGGTCGGACAGATCATCCTGTTCGTGTTCATGCTGGGCCGCACCCGTCCGGGGCCAAACCGTTTCGGCCCCGACCCGCAACAGTAA
- a CDS encoding glutamate--cysteine ligase, whose protein sequence is MSIPQQGGGPIEDFAQLAAYMAEGEKPKDAWRIGTEHEKFGYCEKAQKPLPYEGPCSIRAMLEGLRDTYGWTPVEEQGNIIGLTHNGANVSLEPGGQLELSGAPLETIHQTCDEVNQHLREVQSIADKIGARFIGLGAAPQWSEAEMPMMPKGRYRLMTDYMDSVGTMGKTMMYRTCTVQVNLDFASEADMVQKMRVALSLQPVATALFANSPFLDGKPNGFKSWRANVWQNLDEARTGMLPFVFEEGFGYQAWVDYVLDVPMYFVYRDGKYINALGQSFRDFLKGELPALPGEKPTLSDWADHMTTVFPEARVKKFIEMRGADGGPWRRLCALPAFWVGLTYDQSALDAAWDLVKGWDHETREGLRRAAAKDALQGEYNGIKLHDLAREAVAISRSGLKSRAKPGSGGLVPDETHFLNALEESVDSGRVPADELLEKYHGEWQGDLSKIYSEYSY, encoded by the coding sequence ATGTCCATTCCGCAGCAGGGCGGTGGCCCGATCGAAGATTTCGCGCAGCTTGCCGCCTATATGGCCGAGGGTGAAAAGCCCAAGGATGCATGGCGTATCGGCACCGAGCACGAGAAATTCGGCTATTGCGAAAAGGCCCAGAAGCCGCTGCCCTATGAGGGCCCCTGTTCGATCAGGGCGATGCTGGAAGGGCTGCGCGATACCTATGGCTGGACGCCTGTCGAAGAGCAGGGCAATATCATCGGCCTGACCCATAATGGTGCCAATGTCAGCCTTGAGCCGGGTGGCCAGCTGGAACTGTCGGGCGCGCCTTTGGAGACCATCCACCAGACCTGCGACGAGGTGAACCAGCACCTGCGCGAAGTGCAGAGCATTGCCGATAAGATCGGCGCGCGTTTCATCGGGCTGGGTGCGGCCCCGCAATGGTCCGAGGCCGAGATGCCGATGATGCCCAAGGGCCGCTACCGGCTGATGACCGACTATATGGACAGCGTCGGCACCATGGGCAAAACCATGATGTACCGGACCTGCACGGTTCAGGTGAACCTCGATTTCGCCTCCGAGGCCGATATGGTGCAGAAGATGCGCGTGGCGCTGTCGCTACAGCCGGTGGCCACCGCGCTGTTTGCCAATTCGCCCTTCCTTGATGGCAAGCCCAACGGGTTCAAATCTTGGCGCGCCAATGTCTGGCAGAACCTTGATGAGGCCCGCACCGGCATGCTGCCCTTCGTGTTTGAAGAGGGCTTCGGCTATCAGGCTTGGGTGGATTATGTCCTCGATGTGCCGATGTATTTCGTCTATCGCGACGGCAAATATATCAACGCGCTTGGCCAGTCTTTCCGCGACTTCCTGAAGGGCGAGCTGCCCGCGCTGCCGGGCGAGAAGCCGACGCTTTCGGATTGGGCGGACCATATGACTACCGTCTTCCCCGAGGCGCGGGTGAAGAAATTCATCGAGATGCGCGGTGCCGATGGTGGCCCGTGGCGCCGTCTTTGCGCTTTGCCTGCCTTCTGGGTGGGGCTGACCTATGATCAGTCGGCGCTGGATGCGGCATGGGATCTGGTAAAGGGCTGGGACCACGAGACCCGAGAGGGCCTGCGCCGTGCGGCGGCGAAAGACGCGCTTCAGGGCGAATATAACGGTATCAAGCTGCATGATCTGGCGCGTGAGGCGGTTGCGATCTCGCGTTCGGGGCTGAAATCCCGTGCCAAGCCCGGCTCGGGCGGGTTGGTGCCCGACGAGACCCACTTCCTGAACGCGCTGGAAGAAAGCGTGGATTCGGGCCGCGTACCTGCCGATGAGCTGCTGGAGAAATACCACGGCGAATGGCAGGGCGATCTGTCCAAGATCTACAGCGAGTATAGCTACTGA
- a CDS encoding SRPBCC domain-containing protein has product MDKITVTTTINAPVGTVWAAYTDAARIPHWNFATPDWHCPEAEVDLRVGGRVVSQMAAKDGSLSFAFGATYTEVTPPHRLAIRMDDGREAVTRFEAMQGRTTVTTCFDPETQNPVAMQQMGWQAILENFRRYLEG; this is encoded by the coding sequence ATGGACAAGATCACCGTCACCACCACAATCAACGCCCCTGTCGGGACCGTCTGGGCCGCCTATACCGACGCCGCCCGGATTCCACACTGGAACTTCGCCACACCCGACTGGCACTGCCCCGAGGCCGAGGTCGATCTGCGCGTCGGCGGGCGCGTCGTGTCGCAGATGGCCGCAAAGGACGGCAGCCTGTCCTTCGCGTTCGGCGCAACCTATACCGAGGTCACCCCGCCCCATCGGCTGGCCATCCGCATGGATGACGGGCGCGAGGCGGTCACCCGCTTCGAAGCGATGCAAGGCCGCACCACCGTGACCACCTGCTTTGACCCCGAGACGCAAAACCCCGTCGCCATGCAGCAGATGGGCTGGCAGGCGATCTTGGAGAATTTCCGCCGCTACCTTGAGGGGTGA
- a CDS encoding SDR family NAD(P)-dependent oxidoreductase: MSFINRTILITGGNSGIGQALAEALQAAGNRIIITGRKADSLQATLARNPDMAGYYLDVTDVQAVAAFAPRLLAEHPDLDTVIVNAGIMEPEDYTADPVRLDVAHRTIATNLTAPIQLAALLLPHLRAQSHSALVTVSSGLAFVPKAATPVYSASKAAIHSWSQSLRHQLRDSPVRVHEIAPPLVATELTPGQSQVAAALPLAQFIQEVVAQMTAAEVPDEILVERVHFQRFAEAEGRYEAAFATING, from the coding sequence ATGAGCTTCATCAATCGCACCATCCTTATCACCGGTGGCAATTCCGGCATCGGTCAGGCGCTGGCCGAGGCATTGCAGGCGGCTGGCAACCGGATCATCATCACGGGGCGCAAAGCGGACAGCCTGCAGGCCACTCTGGCGCGCAATCCCGATATGGCGGGCTATTACCTCGATGTCACCGACGTGCAGGCGGTCGCGGCATTCGCGCCCCGACTGCTGGCCGAGCATCCCGATCTGGACACGGTGATCGTGAATGCGGGCATCATGGAACCCGAGGACTATACCGCCGATCCGGTCCGCCTTGATGTGGCCCATCGCACCATCGCCACCAATCTGACCGCGCCGATCCAGCTTGCGGCCCTGCTGCTGCCGCATCTGCGCGCGCAGTCGCATTCCGCGCTGGTCACCGTGTCATCGGGGCTGGCCTTTGTGCCAAAGGCGGCGACGCCGGTCTATTCGGCCAGCAAAGCCGCGATCCATTCGTGGTCGCAATCGCTGCGTCACCAACTGCGCGATAGCCCGGTGCGCGTGCACGAGATCGCGCCGCCTCTGGTGGCCACCGAACTGACGCCGGGCCAGTCGCAGGTTGCCGCAGCGCTGCCGCTTGCACAGTTCATTCAGGAGGTGGTTGCCCAGATGACCGCAGCAGAGGTGCCAGACGAGATCTTGGTCGAGCGGGTGCATTTCCAGCGATTTGCAGAGGCCGAAGGCCGCTATGAGGCGGCTTTTGCCACGATCAACGGCTGA
- a CDS encoding helix-turn-helix domain-containing protein, giving the protein MSADDLRKDLNALPCDPAVDRLVEEIIGRVADKWTMLLIEILTERDCARFGELSRACTGISQKMLTQTLRAMERDGLVNRTVYPVVPPKVEYRLTELGLGLSKAFCGVWLWAEANYDMIERARKDFAARSNGG; this is encoded by the coding sequence ATGTCCGCCGATGATCTGCGCAAAGACCTCAACGCCCTGCCCTGCGATCCGGCGGTGGACCGGCTGGTGGAAGAGATCATCGGGCGAGTGGCGGACAAATGGACGATGCTCCTGATCGAGATCCTGACCGAGCGTGACTGCGCCCGTTTTGGCGAGCTGTCGCGCGCCTGCACCGGCATCAGCCAGAAGATGCTGACCCAGACCCTGCGCGCGATGGAACGCGACGGGCTGGTCAATCGCACGGTCTATCCGGTGGTGCCGCCCAAGGTAGAATACCGGCTGACCGAGCTAGGGCTGGGGCTGTCGAAGGCCTTCTGCGGCGTCTGGCTTTGGGCAGAGGCGAATTACGACATGATCGAGCGGGCACGGAAAGACTTCGCGGCCCGCTCGAACGGTGGGTAA
- a CDS encoding 16S rRNA (uracil(1498)-N(3))-methyltransferase, with protein MQRAKIRLHVDHPLGQGQVIALTDKQSHYLFGVMREGEGSAVALFNGRDGEWTSTVTRAHKKAGELTCVEQAAPQLDPPDLWLLFAPIKKERTDFIVEKATELGCARILPVQTEFTNAGRIKQDRAQAHAMEAAEQCLGTYVPEVTEMQSLMQLLRGWDDTRRILFCDESLVGPAQTLAQLTPGPWAILIGPEGGFSPVERDMLRSLDYVTPVSLGPRILRADTAVCAAITLWQSALGDWG; from the coding sequence ATGCAACGCGCCAAGATACGTCTTCATGTAGATCATCCGCTGGGTCAGGGGCAAGTCATCGCCCTGACCGATAAACAATCACACTATCTCTTCGGGGTCATGCGCGAAGGGGAGGGCAGTGCTGTGGCGCTGTTCAACGGCCGCGATGGCGAATGGACGTCCACCGTCACCCGCGCCCATAAAAAGGCCGGAGAGCTGACCTGCGTTGAACAGGCCGCGCCCCAGCTGGACCCGCCCGACCTGTGGCTGCTTTTTGCGCCAATCAAGAAAGAGCGCACTGATTTCATCGTGGAAAAGGCGACGGAACTGGGCTGTGCCCGCATCCTTCCCGTGCAGACCGAATTCACCAATGCGGGCCGGATCAAACAGGACCGCGCGCAGGCCCATGCGATGGAAGCCGCCGAGCAATGCCTTGGTACCTATGTGCCCGAAGTCACCGAGATGCAGAGCCTGATGCAGCTTCTGCGGGGCTGGGACGATACGCGGCGTATCCTGTTTTGCGATGAAAGCCTTGTCGGCCCCGCCCAGACATTGGCCCAGCTGACCCCCGGCCCCTGGGCGATCCTGATCGGGCCGGAGGGCGGCTTTTCTCCGGTCGAGCGAGATATGCTGCGCAGCCTCGATTATGTCACGCCGGTCAGCCTCGGGCCGCGCATCCTGCGTGCCGATACCGCCGTTTGCGCGGCGATCACGCTATGGCAATCCGCGCTGGGGGATTGGGGCTGA
- the ubiA gene encoding 4-hydroxybenzoate octaprenyltransferase has translation MIGGRKTPEADGIVYDAYDGNWVDHRAPARLRPLLRLSRADRPIGTWLLLMPCFWGIALAANATGGFGWWDLWLVIGCTIGSFLMRGAGCTWNDITDRKFDAAVARTRSRPIPSGQISAKGALVWAVVQCLISLLILLTFNAAAIWLGVLSLVPVAVYPFAKRFTWWPQVFLGLAFNWGALLAWTAHTGSLGLPAVLLYVGGISWTLFYDTIYAHQDKEDDVLIGVKSTARLFAEKTPQYLLGFLVIATTLMVLAVLAALLPNGASGRQLLLCLCGPLVFAAHMGWQLWQLDIDNPDLCLKLFRRAQKAGLFAALFFAVGAIV, from the coding sequence ATGATCGGTGGGCGGAAAACTCCAGAGGCAGACGGTATCGTCTATGACGCCTATGATGGCAACTGGGTCGATCACCGCGCCCCTGCCCGCCTGCGCCCTCTGTTGCGTCTCAGCCGCGCCGACCGCCCGATCGGCACATGGCTTTTGCTGATGCCCTGCTTCTGGGGCATCGCTCTGGCCGCCAATGCGACGGGAGGCTTTGGCTGGTGGGACCTCTGGCTGGTCATCGGCTGCACCATCGGGTCGTTCCTGATGCGCGGCGCGGGCTGCACGTGGAACGACATCACCGACCGCAAATTCGATGCAGCCGTGGCGCGCACCCGCTCGCGCCCGATCCCCTCGGGGCAGATCTCGGCCAAGGGCGCGCTGGTCTGGGCCGTGGTGCAATGCCTGATCTCGCTCCTGATCCTGCTGACCTTCAACGCCGCCGCCATCTGGCTGGGCGTGCTGTCGCTGGTGCCCGTGGCGGTCTACCCTTTTGCCAAACGCTTCACATGGTGGCCGCAGGTCTTTCTGGGGCTGGCCTTCAACTGGGGCGCACTTCTGGCATGGACCGCGCATACCGGCAGCCTCGGACTGCCTGCCGTGCTTCTTTATGTCGGCGGGATCAGCTGGACACTGTTCTACGATACGATCTACGCCCATCAGGACAAGGAAGACGACGTTCTGATCGGGGTAAAATCCACCGCCCGCCTCTTTGCCGAGAAGACTCCGCAATATCTGCTGGGCTTTCTTGTGATTGCCACCACGCTGATGGTGCTGGCGGTTCTGGCAGCCCTTCTGCCCAATGGGGCCTCGGGCCGACAGCTTCTGCTTTGCCTGTGCGGGCCGCTGGTCTTTGCCGCGCATATGGGATGGCAGCTGTGGCAGCTTGATATCGACAACCCCGACCTGTGCCTGAAACTTTTCCGCCGTGCCCAGAAGGCGGGGCTGTTTGCTGCGCTGTTTTTCGCCGTTGGCGCGATTGTGTAA
- a CDS encoding OmpA family protein, producing the protein MRSKILTATAFGAALLCSALVAGGSATVIEKRTKSDIRIALETSGHGWAKIDTDGLQVLVSGTAPSEAERLRTMTVISSVVEASRIRDNTDVVQTEDLTAPDFSLEILRNDDGVSLIGLVPSTTDRKALMSTVASFTQGGEVVDMLDVADYPVPKGWNTAYNFAVETLRTLPHSKISVEAGKVSVTAITASKREKSDIETALNRRKPDGLDLSYNISAPRPVITPFTLRFIKDDEGARFDACSADTDRAKTTILAAARKAGAEGDLGCTVGMGVPSTEWADAAAMGIAAIGQMGAGTITYSDTDIALDVPASVGNDAFDQAVADLETNLPDVFSLHSIHEQPKQVQAQIAQFSAARDASGKVVLRGRVTNAMQRDMVENYARAQFGSKDVSGATRVDDSLPADWGVRMMAGLAALDQLNSGQITVRPDILRVSGISGNAQASDEISRLLSKRLGEAARIDLSVRYDRRLDPVLGLPSGQECVTRLNNVLSAQKITFEPGSAKIDAAGETPVEALAKAYHNCEDYKLEIDGHTDSQGRDEMNMALSRDRANAVLEALAARGVPVRNLTAKGYGETQPIADNGTEAGREANRRIEFVLLDEQPLETGEPLPEATASATTPIVEEASKGEAQADQVGGTADTSSDAAQDPQITIPVAPAAKSPGKPKLRPADLKTSKN; encoded by the coding sequence ATGCGAAGCAAGATCCTGACCGCCACCGCCTTTGGCGCCGCACTCCTCTGTTCGGCCCTTGTTGCGGGCGGCTCGGCCACAGTGATCGAGAAACGCACCAAGTCCGATATCCGTATCGCCCTCGAGACCTCGGGGCATGGCTGGGCGAAAATCGACACCGACGGGTTGCAGGTTCTGGTCAGCGGCACCGCCCCTTCGGAAGCCGAGCGCCTGCGCACCATGACCGTGATCAGCTCCGTCGTGGAAGCCTCGCGCATCCGCGACAATACCGATGTGGTGCAGACCGAAGACCTGACCGCGCCGGATTTCTCGCTTGAAATCCTGCGCAATGATGATGGCGTCTCGCTGATCGGGCTGGTGCCCAGCACCACCGACCGCAAGGCCCTGATGTCCACCGTGGCCTCGTTCACGCAGGGCGGCGAGGTGGTCGATATGCTGGATGTGGCCGATTACCCCGTGCCGAAGGGCTGGAACACCGCCTATAACTTCGCCGTCGAGACGCTGCGCACCCTGCCGCATTCGAAGATCTCGGTCGAGGCCGGCAAGGTCTCGGTGACCGCCATCACCGCCTCCAAGCGCGAGAAATCCGACATCGAAACCGCGCTGAACCGTCGCAAACCCGACGGGCTGGATCTAAGCTATAACATCTCGGCCCCGCGTCCGGTGATCACCCCGTTCACACTGCGCTTCATCAAGGATGACGAGGGTGCCCGTTTCGATGCCTGCTCGGCCGATACCGACCGCGCCAAAACCACAATCCTTGCCGCCGCGCGCAAAGCGGGGGCCGAAGGCGATCTGGGCTGCACCGTGGGCATGGGCGTGCCCTCGACCGAATGGGCCGATGCCGCCGCGATGGGGATTGCCGCCATCGGTCAGATGGGCGCGGGCACCATTACCTATTCCGATACCGATATCGCGCTGGATGTCCCTGCAAGCGTCGGCAACGATGCCTTCGATCAGGCGGTGGCCGATCTGGAAACCAACCTGCCCGACGTGTTCTCGCTGCATTCGATCCATGAACAGCCCAAACAGGTGCAGGCCCAGATTGCCCAGTTTTCGGCCGCACGCGATGCCTCGGGCAAGGTGGTGCTGCGCGGACGGGTGACCAATGCGATGCAGCGCGACATGGTCGAGAACTATGCCCGTGCGCAATTCGGCTCGAAGGATGTGTCGGGGGCGACCCGCGTCGATGACAGCCTGCCCGCAGATTGGGGCGTGCGGATGATGGCGGGGCTTGCCGCGCTGGACCAGCTCAATAGCGGGCAGATCACCGTGCGGCCCGATATCCTGCGGGTGTCGGGGATTTCGGGCAATGCTCAGGCCAGCGACGAGATTTCGCGGCTGCTGTCCAAGCGGCTGGGGGAAGCGGCACGGATCGATCTGTCGGTGCGCTATGACCGGCGTCTTGATCCGGTGCTGGGCCTGCCCTCGGGGCAGGAATGCGTGACGCGGCTCAACAATGTGCTGTCGGCGCAGAAGATCACCTTCGAGCCGGGTTCGGCCAAAATCGATGCGGCAGGCGAAACCCCTGTGGAAGCTCTCGCCAAGGCCTATCATAACTGCGAGGATTACAAGCTGGAAATCGACGGCCATACCGACAGTCAGGGCCGCGACGAAATGAACATGGCCCTGTCGCGCGACCGTGCGAATGCCGTGCTGGAAGCCTTGGCCGCGCGCGGGGTCCCGGTGCGCAATCTCACGGCGAAAGGCTATGGCGAGACCCAGCCGATTGCCGATAACGGCACCGAAGCCGGACGCGAAGCCAACCGCCGCATCGAGTTCGTCCTGCTGGATGAGCAGCCTCTGGAAACCGGCGAGCCGCTGCCCGAAGCCACGGCCAGCGCCACCACGCCGATTGTCGAGGAGGCCAGCAAGGGTGAGGCACAGGCCGATCAGGTGGGCGGCACCGCCGACACCTCCAGCGATGCGGCTCAGGATCCGCAGATCACGATCCCTGTCGCTCCGGCGGCGAAATCCCCGGGCAAACCCAAATTGCGTCCGGCCGACCTCAAGACTTCAAAGAACTGA
- the fdhD gene encoding formate dehydrogenase accessory sulfurtransferase FdhD, with product MMQAVRRVGLMQGVSEPLIEEVPVALVYDGVTQAVMMATPVDLEDFLRGFALTEGIVPATETLSDIEILSRPRGLEVRAWLPAAASGAFRDRRRAMAGPVGCGLCGIDSLSQALREVPSRPLRPVMTLQAAAKALDVLREGQVLQDETRACHAAGLWKAGALVLLREDVGRHNAVDKLVGAALAAGHAPEGCAIVMTSRISVDLVQKAAMFGAAALVSPSAPTGLAVEEARRAGVQLIARARHAPEGRADYTAL from the coding sequence ATGATGCAAGCGGTCCGGCGGGTCGGTCTGATGCAGGGCGTAAGCGAGCCCCTGATCGAAGAGGTGCCGGTGGCGCTTGTCTATGACGGGGTCACGCAGGCGGTCATGATGGCCACCCCCGTGGATCTGGAGGATTTCCTGCGCGGCTTTGCCCTGACCGAGGGCATCGTGCCGGCCACGGAGACGCTGTCCGATATCGAAATCCTGTCGCGCCCGCGCGGTCTCGAGGTGCGGGCATGGCTGCCTGCCGCCGCCAGCGGCGCGTTTCGTGACCGCCGGCGCGCGATGGCCGGGCCTGTGGGCTGCGGGCTTTGCGGCATCGACAGCCTGTCGCAGGCGCTGCGCGAGGTGCCAAGCCGTCCGCTCCGGCCCGTGATGACGCTGCAGGCTGCGGCCAAGGCGCTGGATGTGCTGCGCGAGGGGCAGGTTTTGCAGGATGAAACCCGCGCCTGTCATGCGGCGGGGCTGTGGAAGGCGGGCGCGCTTGTCCTGCTGCGCGAGGATGTCGGGCGGCATAACGCCGTTGATAAGCTGGTCGGGGCGGCACTGGCTGCGGGCCATGCGCCCGAGGGCTGCGCCATTGTCATGACCTCGCGGATTTCGGTCGATCTGGTGCAGAAAGCGGCGATGTTCGGGGCGGCGGCGCTGGTCTCGCCCTCGGCGCCTACGGGGCTGGCGGTCGAGGAGGCGCGTCGGGCGGGGGTGCAGCTTATCGCGCGGGCGCGCCATGCGCCGGAAGGTCGCGCCGATTATACCGCCCTCTGA
- a CDS encoding S49 family peptidase: MPDMDFKALLPLRRKEPRVALIRLQGAIGISRPGSAGLSDAALGPLIERAFRKAKPTAVALVINSPGGSPVQSALIAARIRRLADETSTPVHAFVEDVAASGGYWLACAADDIWTDPTSVVGSIGVISSGFGFDQFIHKHGVERRVHTAGGAKSFMDPFRAEKPEDIARLKRLLDDMHDSFKDYVRHRRGTRLTTTRDLFTGDIWTGRQALSEETGLIDGIAHVVPKLKELYGEKVRLMPFAQKKPLFRRFGAAFGGEIAQEAMQVALAEAEERSLRARYGL, translated from the coding sequence ATGCCGGACATGGATTTCAAAGCCCTTCTCCCCCTGCGGCGCAAAGAGCCGCGCGTCGCGCTGATCCGCCTGCAAGGAGCGATCGGCATCTCCCGCCCCGGTTCTGCCGGTCTTTCGGATGCCGCGTTAGGGCCTCTGATCGAACGCGCGTTCCGCAAGGCCAAACCCACCGCCGTGGCGCTGGTCATCAATTCCCCCGGCGGTTCTCCGGTGCAAAGCGCCCTGATCGCCGCGCGGATCCGGCGGCTGGCCGACGAGACCAGCACCCCCGTCCATGCTTTTGTCGAGGATGTCGCCGCCTCGGGCGGATACTGGCTGGCCTGCGCCGCCGATGACATCTGGACCGACCCGACCTCTGTGGTGGGGTCTATCGGGGTCATTTCCTCGGGCTTCGGCTTCGATCAGTTCATCCACAAACACGGGGTAGAACGCCGCGTACACACGGCAGGGGGAGCGAAAAGCTTCATGGACCCGTTCCGCGCCGAGAAACCCGAGGATATCGCGCGGCTCAAACGCCTGCTGGACGATATGCATGACAGCTTCAAAGACTACGTCCGCCACCGCCGCGGCACGCGCCTGACCACCACGCGCGACTTGTTCACGGGCGATATCTGGACCGGACGTCAGGCCCTGAGCGAAGAAACCGGCCTGATTGACGGGATTGCCCATGTCGTGCCCAAACTCAAAGAGCTGTATGGCGAGAAAGTGCGCCTGATGCCCTTCGCGCAGAAAAAGCCGCTGTTCCGGCGTTTCGGTGCGGCCTTTGGCGGCGAGATCGCGCAGGAAGCCATGCAGGTGGCGCTGGCCGAGGCCGAAGAGCGCAGCCTGCGTGCGCGATACGGGCTGTGA
- a CDS encoding calcium/sodium antiporter, giving the protein MLIDIAMVVAGLVLLVVAGDWLVKGAVNLSLRLGIPALVVSLTVVAFGTSAPELLVSVTAVLDHSPAIALGNVIGSNTANILLVLGLPALISVIRTNTHDTRESYLMMLAGTVLFIVLALSGPITWAKAIVLLLAMAAILTRQIRQALQHRHARHDSREDVEGAEDGLHARAIALYLLLGLVGLPVGANLLVTGASDIASAIGISDAVIGLTLVAVGTSLPELATSVSAALRGRADVALGNVIGSNIFNLLFILGIAGLFGQMPVPPEMLRIDLWVMLAAALVLGPFILLRQPMGRVTGLAFTLAYIAYIWAIVAA; this is encoded by the coding sequence GTGCTGATTGATATCGCGATGGTTGTTGCGGGGCTGGTCCTGCTGGTGGTCGCTGGCGACTGGCTGGTCAAGGGGGCGGTCAACCTGTCGCTCCGGCTGGGCATTCCGGCCCTTGTCGTCAGCCTGACCGTTGTGGCCTTCGGCACATCGGCCCCCGAGCTTCTGGTCTCGGTGACAGCGGTTCTGGACCACTCCCCCGCCATCGCGCTTGGCAATGTCATCGGCTCGAACACCGCCAATATCCTGCTGGTGCTGGGCCTTCCCGCGCTGATCTCGGTGATCCGCACCAACACCCACGACACCCGCGAGAGCTATCTGATGATGCTCGCAGGCACCGTGCTGTTCATCGTGCTGGCCCTGAGCGGACCGATCACATGGGCAAAGGCCATCGTGCTGCTGCTGGCGATGGCCGCGATCCTGACGCGGCAGATCCGTCAGGCCTTGCAGCACCGCCATGCCCGCCATGACAGCCGCGAGGACGTGGAAGGGGCCGAAGACGGTCTCCATGCCCGCGCGATTGCCCTTTATCTGCTGCTGGGGCTCGTCGGTCTGCCCGTCGGGGCCAATCTTCTAGTCACCGGCGCGTCGGATATCGCCAGCGCCATCGGTATTTCGGATGCGGTGATCGGCCTGACACTGGTGGCGGTGGGCACCTCCCTGCCCGAGCTGGCCACCTCGGTCTCGGCGGCGCTGCGCGGACGGGCCGATGTGGCCCTGGGCAATGTGATCGGCTCGAATATTTTCAACCTGCTCTTCATTCTGGGCATCGCGGGGCTCTTCGGCCAAATGCCCGTGCCACCGGAAATGTTGCGGATCGACCTCTGGGTTATGCTTGCAGCGGCGCTGGTTCTGGGGCCATTTATTCTGCTCAGGCAACCGATGGGACGCGTCACGGGCCTTGCCTTCACGCTGGCCTATATCGCCTATATCTGGGCGATTGTGGCGGCCTGA